Proteins from a genomic interval of Narcine bancroftii isolate sNarBan1 chromosome 12, sNarBan1.hap1, whole genome shotgun sequence:
- the LOC138747328 gene encoding octapeptide-repeat protein T2-like, which produces MATERQGNRERNTGTERHGNRETREQRDTGTERGTLGGIETWGQREMWAERDSGRERYGNMGTEGDTGAERQWQRGARGQREEHGTERQWDRERHGDRRRNMGAERHEDTERNTGAERHGDRETMGERETRVQKEELGGREMTRDR; this is translated from the exons atggcaacagagagacagggaaacagagagagaaacacgggAACAGAAAGACACGGGAACAGAGAGACACGGGAAcagagagacacggggacagagagagggacacTGGG AGGAATagagacatggggacagagagagatgtGGGCAGAGAGAGACAGTGGCAGAGAGAGATACGGGAACATGGGGACAGAGGGggacacaggggcagagagacagtggcagagaggggcacgggggcagagagaggaacatgggACCGAGAGACagtgggacagagagagacacggggacagaAGGAGGAACATGGGGGCAGAGAGACatgaggacacagagaggaatacgggggcagagagacacggggacagagagacaatgggtgagagagagacccGGGTGCAGAAGGAGGAACTTGGGGGCAGAGAGATGACACGGGACAGATAG